A single region of the Changchengzhania lutea genome encodes:
- a CDS encoding hybrid sensor histidine kinase/response regulator transcription factor: MGSLLTYNKVWFFLLCVIICLNKSFGISHTILNIQQQSAESSKRIIDSLGLKAKLSKLDIFSDSLKTNKGNYYNEQLDNTNGLSNSSVNTIFQDSENLLWIGTWDGLNRFNGKDFKIFRPELNNENSLSNQVILKIDEDYMGCIWVLTMHGLNRYDKKSNTFKRYYFSRKDKPLFSESEFNMTLDASKKVYCAVKDWGIGYFDGNDFQLLDTKNLPTNAIKKMTFAPTGELLLLLDNNELYSLKINTTKIGAKIVSKIEKILNGVKDFGVLSNHKICFISTSGSTVLYSFKDKTELQINKGAFQNIISSTKEGLLLHDNSGYFIIDSLGTTTNNAWVKNLKNKKITTLIQGTENIIWTGTDGDGLFKMNPLNKVFHLVSKAQVPEMDGGIVRVFLEVEGNSFWVGTKGKGLFRFPSKFYLNPNEPLSYQHFNESNSAINNAVFSLCKGEDDLIFIGTDGEGMNVFDLKNSKLINWQDIVGSEACEYFKSTYAIYQDEKGFIWLGTNGYGMIRFRISRLGGTLKVTDFKQYLAANGANGFLSSNIIFSIVPKSNNELWLGTRLGGLNLFNKKTGRFKTFKNSKSDLQSLSNNDILCLHTDANKNLWIGTSLGLNLLEEFKYGEEPKFKNFTVNEGLPNNTIHGIVSDKESNLWISTNFGVSNFIFKESKFINYTKNEGLQNNEFADGAFYQNNSTDFVFMGGIKGFNYFLPFKIEESQLIPDLLIDKISGQNQDAPYYQSLIISTNSKTYPSIVLEHDQNFFDIELAALTYINSEKCQYAYKLDNFDQDWNTINNRRIISFTNVPKGSYALWLKWSNSDGIWSDAVHAIDIKIKPVYWQSNMALFIYFILLCLFLLFVWSYFSKQYKLRKNILLQKREEEIHQNRLTFFTNIAHEFQTPLTLIVGPVQKLAESENLGERSKKFINMIQRNSSRLLFLTQQLLEFRKAEYDYLEVTVKQFDLVNLIEQMAELFDEWALDKNIAYDLELPNKLVGWYDKDKIEKIIFNLLSNAFKYTPKNGNIKLQFNIQGDVIKTLHIKVSNSGKGIPKEKLESLFDRFFLAEGIYDSDTSLFRTGIGLAYIKKLVTVLKGKIHVSSKVDKETVFTIMLPCSKESFSDHEFDTERSQILISDYLKNILEETPNEAEDTFNKMSSLEAFLEQRKVILIVEDEKEIQLFLNELLKEKYKILIANNGFEAIEMMKNELPDIIITDVMMPVMDGIELCEKVKKNNKTCHIPIIMLTAKSSILHRIEGLESGANSYIPKPFHPDHILVRVQKLIEERELIIKHLSQDTFIENINNLQVHNDDKELLRNVINLIRDNIDNENMQSLFIEKKLGISNSQLYRKIKQNFGFSPADLIRTIRLKYAAELLRKSNCTVSQVSYRSGFNNRSYFYREFKKMYSSTPKNYQIKNNSRIIQ, from the coding sequence GGGTGTATATGGGTATTGACCATGCACGGGTTAAATAGGTACGATAAAAAGTCAAATACATTTAAGAGATATTACTTTTCGAGAAAAGATAAACCTCTTTTTTCAGAATCCGAGTTTAACATGACGCTTGATGCCTCCAAAAAGGTTTATTGCGCAGTTAAAGATTGGGGAATTGGTTATTTTGATGGAAATGATTTCCAATTATTGGATACTAAAAACCTTCCCACGAACGCTATTAAAAAAATGACATTTGCACCAACTGGAGAATTACTTTTGTTATTGGATAATAATGAACTCTATTCCCTAAAAATAAACACAACTAAGATAGGTGCAAAAATAGTTTCTAAAATTGAGAAGATCTTAAATGGTGTCAAGGATTTTGGGGTATTGTCTAACCATAAAATATGTTTTATTTCTACTTCAGGAAGTACGGTGCTATATTCTTTTAAAGACAAAACTGAGCTGCAAATCAATAAAGGTGCGTTTCAAAATATTATATCCAGTACTAAAGAAGGTCTTTTATTACATGATAATTCAGGATATTTTATAATTGATAGCTTAGGAACAACTACCAATAATGCATGGGTTAAAAATTTAAAGAATAAAAAAATAACCACATTAATACAAGGAACTGAAAATATAATTTGGACAGGGACTGATGGTGATGGGCTCTTTAAAATGAACCCGCTTAACAAAGTGTTTCATCTTGTTTCTAAAGCACAGGTCCCCGAAATGGATGGGGGTATTGTCAGGGTATTTTTAGAAGTGGAAGGAAATTCATTTTGGGTAGGAACAAAAGGAAAGGGCTTATTCCGTTTTCCTTCAAAATTCTATCTAAATCCAAATGAACCATTAAGTTATCAGCATTTCAATGAAAGTAATAGCGCCATAAACAATGCCGTATTTTCACTTTGTAAAGGAGAGGATGATCTTATTTTTATTGGGACGGATGGCGAAGGAATGAATGTTTTTGACTTAAAAAATTCAAAGCTCATTAATTGGCAGGACATTGTGGGAAGTGAAGCCTGTGAATATTTTAAATCAACGTATGCCATTTATCAGGATGAAAAGGGATTTATCTGGCTTGGAACCAATGGATATGGAATGATTCGTTTTAGAATTTCCCGTTTGGGCGGAACTTTAAAAGTTACCGATTTTAAGCAATACCTAGCTGCAAATGGCGCAAATGGATTTTTAAGCAGCAATATTATTTTTTCAATAGTTCCAAAAAGCAATAATGAACTTTGGTTAGGAACAAGATTGGGAGGATTAAATCTTTTTAATAAAAAAACAGGTAGGTTTAAAACATTCAAAAATAGTAAGAGCGATTTACAAAGTTTATCCAATAACGATATTTTATGTCTTCATACGGATGCAAATAAAAACCTTTGGATAGGCACGAGTTTGGGCCTGAATTTGTTAGAAGAATTTAAGTATGGAGAGGAACCTAAATTTAAAAACTTTACGGTTAATGAAGGGCTTCCCAATAACACCATTCATGGGATTGTTTCTGATAAAGAATCAAATCTTTGGATAAGCACCAATTTTGGGGTATCTAATTTTATATTCAAGGAGTCAAAATTTATTAACTATACTAAAAATGAAGGTTTGCAAAATAATGAATTTGCAGATGGGGCTTTTTATCAAAATAATAGTACAGATTTTGTTTTTATGGGTGGAATCAAAGGATTTAACTATTTTTTACCTTTCAAAATAGAAGAATCCCAATTGATACCAGATCTTCTTATCGATAAAATTAGTGGTCAAAATCAAGACGCTCCCTATTATCAAAGTCTCATTATATCTACAAATTCAAAGACATATCCATCTATTGTTTTAGAGCACGACCAAAACTTTTTTGATATAGAATTAGCAGCTTTAACTTATATAAATAGTGAAAAATGTCAGTATGCCTATAAACTGGATAATTTTGATCAAGATTGGAATACGATTAATAATAGAAGGATCATCTCTTTTACGAATGTGCCCAAAGGATCTTATGCACTATGGTTAAAATGGTCCAATAGTGATGGCATTTGGAGTGATGCCGTTCATGCCATTGACATAAAAATCAAGCCTGTTTATTGGCAATCCAACATGGCACTATTTATTTATTTTATTTTACTGTGTCTTTTTCTCCTTTTTGTATGGAGCTATTTTAGTAAACAGTATAAATTAAGGAAAAATATTCTTCTTCAAAAACGTGAAGAGGAAATTCACCAAAACAGACTGACTTTTTTTACAAATATAGCCCATGAATTTCAAACACCTTTAACCTTGATAGTGGGGCCTGTTCAAAAACTCGCGGAATCTGAGAATCTGGGAGAAAGAAGTAAGAAGTTCATAAATATGATACAGCGAAATTCTTCAAGACTACTTTTTTTAACACAACAGTTACTCGAATTTAGAAAAGCTGAGTATGATTATTTGGAAGTCACTGTAAAGCAATTTGATTTAGTTAATTTGATTGAACAGATGGCAGAATTGTTTGATGAATGGGCATTAGATAAAAATATTGCGTATGATTTAGAATTGCCAAATAAATTAGTAGGTTGGTACGATAAGGATAAAATCGAAAAAATTATTTTTAATTTGTTGTCCAATGCCTTTAAATATACGCCCAAAAATGGAAACATCAAACTACAGTTTAATATTCAAGGTGATGTTATAAAAACACTTCACATTAAAGTGTCCAATTCTGGTAAAGGAATTCCTAAAGAAAAACTAGAATCTTTATTTGATAGATTTTTCTTAGCTGAAGGCATCTATGATTCTGATACAAGTTTGTTTAGAACGGGTATTGGGTTGGCATATATTAAAAAATTAGTAACCGTATTAAAAGGTAAAATTCATGTTTCCAGTAAGGTAGATAAAGAGACCGTTTTTACAATCATGCTTCCTTGCTCTAAAGAATCATTTAGTGACCATGAATTTGATACAGAGCGAAGTCAAATTTTGATTTCAGATTATCTTAAAAATATTCTTGAAGAAACCCCAAATGAAGCTGAAGATACATTTAATAAAATGTCATCACTAGAAGCCTTTTTAGAGCAACGTAAAGTGATATTAATCGTTGAAGACGAAAAAGAAATTCAACTGTTTTTGAATGAATTATTAAAAGAAAAATATAAAATTTTAATTGCCAATAATGGATTTGAGGCCATAGAAATGATGAAAAATGAGCTACCCGATATCATTATTACAGATGTTATGATGCCTGTTATGGATGGTATAGAGCTTTGTGAAAAAGTTAAAAAAAATAATAAAACATGCCATATACCTATAATAATGCTTACCGCAAAAAGTTCAATTTTACACCGTATTGAAGGCTTAGAAAGTGGTGCAAACTCATACATCCCAAAACCATTCCACCCAGACCATATTCTTGTTAGAGTACAAAAGCTTATTGAAGAAAGGGAACTTATAATAAAACATCTATCTCAAGATACGTTTATAGAAAATATTAACAACCTCCAAGTTCATAATGATGATAAAGAATTATTGCGAAACGTTATTAACTTAATACGTGATAATATAGATAATGAGAATATGCAAAGTCTATTTATTGAAAAAAAGCTAGGGATTAGTAATTCACAATTGTACAGGAAGATTAAACAAAACTTTGGTTTTTCTCCTGCAGATTTAATAAGAACTATTAGATTAAAATATGCTGCCGAATTATTGCGGAAAAGCAATTGTACCGTCTCACAGGTGTCTTATCGATCAGGTTTTAATAACCGATCTTATTTTTATAGGGAGTTTAAAAAAATGTATAGCAGTACTCCTAAGAATTATCAAATCAAGAATAATTCAAGAATAATTCAATAA